A region from the Hippoglossus hippoglossus isolate fHipHip1 chromosome 18, fHipHip1.pri, whole genome shotgun sequence genome encodes:
- the LOC117779334 gene encoding up-regulator of cell proliferation-like isoform X1 yields the protein MEGMGDGDPPGHHNLGANRNRHEETQQQTLLEDLGLKQRYTEKLTLSEILQIDLKAITDEPAKCNSDLPWYFLKKLMMVNVTAREIKSECESSNDGATETIEFDFSNQSDITDSGDKVNPLDVITALFLCSDGFVQQEMALKMSMCQFSVPLLLPDCDTDQCKLMLWAMRDIVKTYRPQSLVQSKGFTEERIVLSEIPLISFVRLGECSMSKSEILNKLLSNDFFVHKNMECGDTPRRISNGLTEITWYLPSGKENIDIFSEPLAVANLRGDIASFETQFSFLCQTSAAVFVFFDNLDRECKLLTNLHHKAQMFLVGNQESKCFSMDALKTVATKLGLTKNIITKTKQKNDADFVKGLWKKVNDVIQNTKEKMCIEKMADIAHELGILVDEDCPECQTAKENADAITSKIQNIPDYKVTQLPLHGEIWKELTILEKEEFRLKNLGSEDIEIYKAGLQEKKEKLRKKQSSVNISDAMTCFISAISSPGIERRYFLKWMRMNLDNLSREKLSGLRKEYKEKCKDAENKEALKVIDKELSNSSLGIEHFFREMGQIYEASVSLPEQDLSRKQLQHLPEFCAGLLLDGFPLELVDGDASNIPLTWVSDVLSQLNELVSPKNKILVVTVLGVQSTGKSTLLNTMFGVQFAVSSGRCTRGAFMLLIRINEDVKKDLDCDFMVIIDTEGLKSAELAQLDDSHEHDNELATLVVGLSDITIINIAMENSTQMKDILQIVVHAFLRMKEVGKKPKCQFVHQNVSDVSANENTQRERKLLLDQLNEMTQTAAKMEKKEKNKCFTDVMEYNPETGNWYIPGLWNGNPPMAPVNAGYSEAVYQFKKNITQILGNCESSANDILKFKVWMSSLWRAVKHENFIFSFRNSLVADAYMRLCTEFNKWEWDFKESIYKWITYAETTISNFGTPASKSKIVDMRELILSLKSEVSTELMELEKAHLEKLKNYFEQKDGHVHLVERYKEDFANSARSLRRDMENSVYSQLTAAAEIKEGQIEVEKIKENHTNEIERAVCALIDECRKKNMKMRDEELNQEFDKMWKETVKKLSFSKQEPKNVFISVSHYLRINLSPKGSHACELLNQRRLQDCGKTPFKYKATGMLEKAKKGASNWLPIQDPTIRVQKIADKIIAECIQCVKKKGKTDAPEADAKKTKNYSDAYIQEILRIIDERLQQDEDVTIEIEFEVSLKQHICCIAARHFQKMHEDFLKENDPYLCLNKEEELKKLRDSFKDLFNQQDQSQKKAEEFTQKCLKPAVEDFVYSKLGLDIIHEMRKQSQFITRVCSQYEMLLDLLSKHKVTEYVRYIRSNEVYVKEWILDQTVKHLSKDSKMFELVDPHLDSSIRSIKAAIHKATKKTSADLKTFINNFCQELGDSLVISQDALGDFMILNKANQEQFAHWFTQFVNKMEQDLKQEFKRRDIKMILNRDDVKSQNELFTQVIGCGKRCPFCAVACVRGGGKHSVHEASLHRPNGLDAREWFHSKKLATDICSSFVASDNLFTCGAVKGGRVPYKNYKDIFPDWNIPPDGSYEASDYWKYVMATFNEEFAKEYGVKPADIPTTWKNISRLQAEQSLKVSSNIN from the coding sequence agacacaacaacagaccTTGTTGGAGGATCTGGGCTTGAAGCAGCGCTACACAGAGAAGCTAACACTGAGCGAAATACTGCAGATTGACCTGAAGGCCATCACTGATGAACCTGCCAAGTGCAACTCAGATCTTCCATGGTATTTCTTGAAGAAACTAATGATGGTAAATGTGACAGcgagagaaataaaatcagaatGTGAATCATCCAATGACGGAGCAACAGAAACGATTGAATTTGACTTCAGTAATCAGAGCGACATTACAGACTCAGGTGACAAGGTAAACCCCCTTGACGTAATCActgctctcttcctgtgttCTGATGGGTTTGTGCAACAGGAAATGGCCCTCAAAATGTCCATGTGTCAGTTTTCTGTGCCTCTCCTGCTTCCAGATTGTGACACAGATCAGTGCAAACTCATGCTTTGGGCCATGAGAGACATTGTTAAAACGTACAGACCTCAGTCACTTGTACAATCCAAGGGTTTTACTGAAGAAAGAATTGTTCTTTCTGAAATCCCACTGATATCTTTTGTGAGACTGGGGGAATGTTCCATGTCCAAGTCAGAGATTCTCAATAAGCTTTTGAGCAATGACTTTTTTGTTCACAAGAATATGGAGTGTGGTGACACTCCAAGAAGAATATCAAATGGACTGACTGAAATAACTTGGTACCTTCCTTCtggcaaagaaaacattgatattTTCAGTGAGCCATTAGCTGTAGCTAACCTTCGTGGGGACATTGCTTCATTTGAAActcagttttctttcttgtgtcagacatctgcagcagtgtttgtgttctttgaCAATTTGGACCGTGAGTGCAAGCTGCTAACCAACCTCCACCACAAGGCACAGATGTTTTTGGTCGGTAACCAAGAAAGCAAATGCTTTAGTATGgatgctctaaaaacagtagcAACAAAGCTGGGCTtaacaaaaaacatcattacaaagacaaagcagaaaaatgaTGCAGACTTTGTCAAAGGTTTGTGGAAAAAAGTCAACGATGTTATTCAGAACACAAAGGAGAAGATGTGCATTGAGAAGATGGCTGACATTGCCCATGAATTGGGAATCTTGGTTGATGAAGACTGTCCAGAGTGTCAGACTGCCAAGGAAAATGCAGATGCCATAACATCAAAAATTCAAAACATCCCTGACTACAAAGTCACTCAGCTTCCCTTGCATGGCGAAATATGGAAGGAATTAACAATTTTAGAGAAGGAAGAATTTCGTCTTAAAAATCTTGGATCTGAAGACATAGAAATATACAAAGCAGGGcttcaggaaaagaaagaaaaacttcgGAAGAAACAGAGCTCTGTAAACATATCAGATGCCATGACGTGCTTCATCAGTGCAATATCAAGCCCAGGCATAGAGAGACGTTATTTCCTGAAATGGATGCGAATGAACCTTGATAACCTGTCTCGAGAAAAACTGTCTGGCCTCAGGAAGGAGtacaaagaaaaatgcaaagatgCTGAGAACAAAGAGGCCCTCAAAGTCATTGATAAAGAGCTTTCCAACAGCTCACTGGGAATTGAACACTTCTTCCGTGAAATGGGTCAGATCTATGAAGCTTCAGTTTCCCTTCCAGAACAAGATCTGTCACGTAAACAACTACAGCATCTGCCAGAATTCTGTGCAGGATTGTTGCTTGATGGATTTCCCCTGGAGCTTGTAGATGGAGATGCATCCAACATACCTCTCACATGGGTGAGTGATGTTCTCTCTCAGCTCAATGAACTGGTGTCTCCAAAGAACAAGATACTGGTCGTCACGGTTCTTGGAGTTCAGAGCACAGGAAAGTCCACTCTTCTTAACACCATGTTTGGAGTGCAGTTTGCAGTCAGCAGTGGCCGATGCACTCGAGGTGCTTTTATGTTGCTCATCAGAATcaatgaagatgtcaaaaaAGACCTTGACTGTGACTTCATGGTCATCATTGACACTGAGGGCTTAAAGTCAGCAGAGCTTGCACAACTGGATGATAGCCATGAGCACGACAATGAGCTCGCAACACTTGTTGTGGGGCTGAGTGACATCACCATTATCAATATTGCAatggagaattccacacaaatgAAGGACATCCTACAAATAGTTGTGCATGCGtttctcaggatgaaagagGTGGGCAAAAAGCCTAAATGTCAGTTTGTTCACCAGAATGTGTCAGATGTTTCAGCCAATGAGAACACCcaaagagagaggaaactgcTCTTGGATCAGTTAAACGAGATGACACAGACGGCAGccaaaatggagaaaaaagaaaagaacaagtgCTTCACTGATGTCATGGAGTACAACCCAGAAACTGGGAACTGGTACATTCCTGGACTCTGGAATGGAAACCCACCAATGGCACCAGTCAATGCAGGGTACAGTGAAGCTGTATATCagttcaagaaaaacatcacccaAATACTAGGAAACTGTGAGTCCTCTGCTAATGACATCTTGAAGTTTAAAGTGTGGATGTCAAGCCTGTGGAGAGCAGTGAAGCATGAAAACTTCATCTTCAGCTTCAGAAACAGTCTAGTGGCTGATGCATACATGAGGCTATGCACAGAATTCAACAAGTGGGAATGGGACTTCAAAGAATCCATATACAAGTGGATAACATATGCTGAAACAACCATCTCAAATTTTGGAACACCTGCTTCCAAATCTAAAATAGTTGACATGAGAGAACTCATCTTGAGTTTGAAAAGTGAAGTCTCCACAGAGCTGATGGAATTGGAGAAAGCGCAtcttgaaaaactgaaaaactattTTGAGCAAAAAGACGGCCATGTCCATCTCGTAGAAAGATACAAAGAGGACTTTGCAAACAGTGCAAGGAGTCTTCGACGAGACATGGAGAACTCTGTGTATAGTCAACTCACAGCAGCGGCTGAAATCAAAGAGGGACAGATAGAAGTTGAAAAAATCAAGGAAAACcacacaaatgaaattgaaagaGCAGTGTGTGCACTGATCGATGAATGtcgaaagaaaaacatgaagatgAGAGATGAAGAACTGAACCAAGAATTTGATAAGATGTGGAAAGAAACAGTAAAGAAACTGTCTTTTTCCAAACAAGAGCcaaaaaatgtcttcatcagtgtctccCACTACTTAAGAATAAATCTCTCACCCAAAGGGAGTCATGCATGTGAATTGCTGAATCAAAGACGCCTGCAAGATTGTGGCAAAACGCCTTTCAAATACAAAGCCACAGGAATGCTTGAAAAAGCTAAAAAGGGGGCGAGCAATTGGCTACCCATTCAAGATCCCACAATCAGGGTACAGAAGATAGCTGACAAAATCATAGCTGAATGCATTCAGTGTgtgaagaaaaaagggaaaacagatGCACCTGAagcagatgcaaaaaaaactaaaaactactCTGATGCTTACATCCAGGAGATCCTTCGCATAATTGATGAGAGGCTGCAACAGGATGAGGATGTAACCATAGAAATTGAGTTTGAAGTTTCTCTAAAACAGCACATCTGTTGCATTGCAGCCAGACACTTTCAGAAAATGCACGAAGATTTCCTAAAGGAGAATGACCCTTACTTATGtctgaacaaagaagaagaattaaaaaagcttCGTGAtagttttaaagatttgttcAATCAACAAGACCAGAGCCAGAAGAAAGCAGAAGAATTCACCCAAAAATGTTTGAAGCCTGCAGTTGAAGACTTTGTCTACAGTAAACTGGGTCTTGATATCATtcatgaaatgaggaaacaatCACAGTTCATCACAAGAGTCTGCTCCCAGTATGAAATGTTACTGGATTTGCTCTCAAAGCATAAGGTTACGGAGTACGTAAGGTACATTCGCTCAAATGAGGTATATGTAAAGGAGTGGATACTTGaccaaacagtgaaacacttaTCAAAAGATTCTAAGATGTTTGAGCTAGTGGATCCGCATCTTGACTCAAGTATCAGAAGCATAAAGGCTGCAATCCACAAggccacaaagaaaacaagtgctGACTTGAAAACATTCATTAACAACTTCTGTCAGGAACTTGGTGATTCATTGGTCATTTCCCAGGATGCACTTGGTGATTTCATGATCCTGAACAAAGCAAACCAGGAACAGTTTGCTCACTGGTTCACACAGTTTGTGAATAAAATGGAACAAGATCTAAAGCAAGAGTTTAAAAGAAGAGACATCAAGATGATACTGAACCGTGATGATGTCAAGTCCCAGAATGAGCTTTTCACCCAAGTGATTGGATGTGGTAAACGGTGTCCCTTCTGTGCAGTGGCCTGTGTGCGTGGAGGTGGTAAACATTCTGTGCATGAGGCTTCACTGCATAGGCCAAACGGTCTGGATGCACGTGAGTGGTTCCATAGTAAAAAACTAGCCACTGACATATGCTCTTCATTTGTGGCAAGTGACAACCTTTTTACCTGTGGTGCTGTTAAAGGTGGAAGGGTCCCTTACAAAAATTACAAAGACATCTTCCCAGATTGGAACATTCCTCCAGATGGAAGCTATGAGGCATCAGACTACTGGAAATATGTAATGGCAACGTTCAATGAGGAGTTTGCAAAAGAATATGGTGTAAAGCCTGCTGATATTCCTACAACCTGGAAAAATATCTCACGTCTGCAGGCAGAACAGAGTCTCAAAGTGTCATCTAACATCAACTGA
- the LOC117779334 gene encoding up-regulator of cell proliferation-like isoform X2 yields the protein MEGMGDGDPPGHHNLGANRNTETQQQTLLEDLGLKQRYTEKLTLSEILQIDLKAITDEPAKCNSDLPWYFLKKLMMVNVTAREIKSECESSNDGATETIEFDFSNQSDITDSGDKVNPLDVITALFLCSDGFVQQEMALKMSMCQFSVPLLLPDCDTDQCKLMLWAMRDIVKTYRPQSLVQSKGFTEERIVLSEIPLISFVRLGECSMSKSEILNKLLSNDFFVHKNMECGDTPRRISNGLTEITWYLPSGKENIDIFSEPLAVANLRGDIASFETQFSFLCQTSAAVFVFFDNLDRECKLLTNLHHKAQMFLVGNQESKCFSMDALKTVATKLGLTKNIITKTKQKNDADFVKGLWKKVNDVIQNTKEKMCIEKMADIAHELGILVDEDCPECQTAKENADAITSKIQNIPDYKVTQLPLHGEIWKELTILEKEEFRLKNLGSEDIEIYKAGLQEKKEKLRKKQSSVNISDAMTCFISAISSPGIERRYFLKWMRMNLDNLSREKLSGLRKEYKEKCKDAENKEALKVIDKELSNSSLGIEHFFREMGQIYEASVSLPEQDLSRKQLQHLPEFCAGLLLDGFPLELVDGDASNIPLTWVSDVLSQLNELVSPKNKILVVTVLGVQSTGKSTLLNTMFGVQFAVSSGRCTRGAFMLLIRINEDVKKDLDCDFMVIIDTEGLKSAELAQLDDSHEHDNELATLVVGLSDITIINIAMENSTQMKDILQIVVHAFLRMKEVGKKPKCQFVHQNVSDVSANENTQRERKLLLDQLNEMTQTAAKMEKKEKNKCFTDVMEYNPETGNWYIPGLWNGNPPMAPVNAGYSEAVYQFKKNITQILGNCESSANDILKFKVWMSSLWRAVKHENFIFSFRNSLVADAYMRLCTEFNKWEWDFKESIYKWITYAETTISNFGTPASKSKIVDMRELILSLKSEVSTELMELEKAHLEKLKNYFEQKDGHVHLVERYKEDFANSARSLRRDMENSVYSQLTAAAEIKEGQIEVEKIKENHTNEIERAVCALIDECRKKNMKMRDEELNQEFDKMWKETVKKLSFSKQEPKNVFISVSHYLRINLSPKGSHACELLNQRRLQDCGKTPFKYKATGMLEKAKKGASNWLPIQDPTIRVQKIADKIIAECIQCVKKKGKTDAPEADAKKTKNYSDAYIQEILRIIDERLQQDEDVTIEIEFEVSLKQHICCIAARHFQKMHEDFLKENDPYLCLNKEEELKKLRDSFKDLFNQQDQSQKKAEEFTQKCLKPAVEDFVYSKLGLDIIHEMRKQSQFITRVCSQYEMLLDLLSKHKVTEYVRYIRSNEVYVKEWILDQTVKHLSKDSKMFELVDPHLDSSIRSIKAAIHKATKKTSADLKTFINNFCQELGDSLVISQDALGDFMILNKANQEQFAHWFTQFVNKMEQDLKQEFKRRDIKMILNRDDVKSQNELFTQVIGCGKRCPFCAVACVRGGGKHSVHEASLHRPNGLDAREWFHSKKLATDICSSFVASDNLFTCGAVKGGRVPYKNYKDIFPDWNIPPDGSYEASDYWKYVMATFNEEFAKEYGVKPADIPTTWKNISRLQAEQSLKVSSNIN from the coding sequence cacagagacacaacaacagaccTTGTTGGAGGATCTGGGCTTGAAGCAGCGCTACACAGAGAAGCTAACACTGAGCGAAATACTGCAGATTGACCTGAAGGCCATCACTGATGAACCTGCCAAGTGCAACTCAGATCTTCCATGGTATTTCTTGAAGAAACTAATGATGGTAAATGTGACAGcgagagaaataaaatcagaatGTGAATCATCCAATGACGGAGCAACAGAAACGATTGAATTTGACTTCAGTAATCAGAGCGACATTACAGACTCAGGTGACAAGGTAAACCCCCTTGACGTAATCActgctctcttcctgtgttCTGATGGGTTTGTGCAACAGGAAATGGCCCTCAAAATGTCCATGTGTCAGTTTTCTGTGCCTCTCCTGCTTCCAGATTGTGACACAGATCAGTGCAAACTCATGCTTTGGGCCATGAGAGACATTGTTAAAACGTACAGACCTCAGTCACTTGTACAATCCAAGGGTTTTACTGAAGAAAGAATTGTTCTTTCTGAAATCCCACTGATATCTTTTGTGAGACTGGGGGAATGTTCCATGTCCAAGTCAGAGATTCTCAATAAGCTTTTGAGCAATGACTTTTTTGTTCACAAGAATATGGAGTGTGGTGACACTCCAAGAAGAATATCAAATGGACTGACTGAAATAACTTGGTACCTTCCTTCtggcaaagaaaacattgatattTTCAGTGAGCCATTAGCTGTAGCTAACCTTCGTGGGGACATTGCTTCATTTGAAActcagttttctttcttgtgtcagacatctgcagcagtgtttgtgttctttgaCAATTTGGACCGTGAGTGCAAGCTGCTAACCAACCTCCACCACAAGGCACAGATGTTTTTGGTCGGTAACCAAGAAAGCAAATGCTTTAGTATGgatgctctaaaaacagtagcAACAAAGCTGGGCTtaacaaaaaacatcattacaaagacaaagcagaaaaatgaTGCAGACTTTGTCAAAGGTTTGTGGAAAAAAGTCAACGATGTTATTCAGAACACAAAGGAGAAGATGTGCATTGAGAAGATGGCTGACATTGCCCATGAATTGGGAATCTTGGTTGATGAAGACTGTCCAGAGTGTCAGACTGCCAAGGAAAATGCAGATGCCATAACATCAAAAATTCAAAACATCCCTGACTACAAAGTCACTCAGCTTCCCTTGCATGGCGAAATATGGAAGGAATTAACAATTTTAGAGAAGGAAGAATTTCGTCTTAAAAATCTTGGATCTGAAGACATAGAAATATACAAAGCAGGGcttcaggaaaagaaagaaaaacttcgGAAGAAACAGAGCTCTGTAAACATATCAGATGCCATGACGTGCTTCATCAGTGCAATATCAAGCCCAGGCATAGAGAGACGTTATTTCCTGAAATGGATGCGAATGAACCTTGATAACCTGTCTCGAGAAAAACTGTCTGGCCTCAGGAAGGAGtacaaagaaaaatgcaaagatgCTGAGAACAAAGAGGCCCTCAAAGTCATTGATAAAGAGCTTTCCAACAGCTCACTGGGAATTGAACACTTCTTCCGTGAAATGGGTCAGATCTATGAAGCTTCAGTTTCCCTTCCAGAACAAGATCTGTCACGTAAACAACTACAGCATCTGCCAGAATTCTGTGCAGGATTGTTGCTTGATGGATTTCCCCTGGAGCTTGTAGATGGAGATGCATCCAACATACCTCTCACATGGGTGAGTGATGTTCTCTCTCAGCTCAATGAACTGGTGTCTCCAAAGAACAAGATACTGGTCGTCACGGTTCTTGGAGTTCAGAGCACAGGAAAGTCCACTCTTCTTAACACCATGTTTGGAGTGCAGTTTGCAGTCAGCAGTGGCCGATGCACTCGAGGTGCTTTTATGTTGCTCATCAGAATcaatgaagatgtcaaaaaAGACCTTGACTGTGACTTCATGGTCATCATTGACACTGAGGGCTTAAAGTCAGCAGAGCTTGCACAACTGGATGATAGCCATGAGCACGACAATGAGCTCGCAACACTTGTTGTGGGGCTGAGTGACATCACCATTATCAATATTGCAatggagaattccacacaaatgAAGGACATCCTACAAATAGTTGTGCATGCGtttctcaggatgaaagagGTGGGCAAAAAGCCTAAATGTCAGTTTGTTCACCAGAATGTGTCAGATGTTTCAGCCAATGAGAACACCcaaagagagaggaaactgcTCTTGGATCAGTTAAACGAGATGACACAGACGGCAGccaaaatggagaaaaaagaaaagaacaagtgCTTCACTGATGTCATGGAGTACAACCCAGAAACTGGGAACTGGTACATTCCTGGACTCTGGAATGGAAACCCACCAATGGCACCAGTCAATGCAGGGTACAGTGAAGCTGTATATCagttcaagaaaaacatcacccaAATACTAGGAAACTGTGAGTCCTCTGCTAATGACATCTTGAAGTTTAAAGTGTGGATGTCAAGCCTGTGGAGAGCAGTGAAGCATGAAAACTTCATCTTCAGCTTCAGAAACAGTCTAGTGGCTGATGCATACATGAGGCTATGCACAGAATTCAACAAGTGGGAATGGGACTTCAAAGAATCCATATACAAGTGGATAACATATGCTGAAACAACCATCTCAAATTTTGGAACACCTGCTTCCAAATCTAAAATAGTTGACATGAGAGAACTCATCTTGAGTTTGAAAAGTGAAGTCTCCACAGAGCTGATGGAATTGGAGAAAGCGCAtcttgaaaaactgaaaaactattTTGAGCAAAAAGACGGCCATGTCCATCTCGTAGAAAGATACAAAGAGGACTTTGCAAACAGTGCAAGGAGTCTTCGACGAGACATGGAGAACTCTGTGTATAGTCAACTCACAGCAGCGGCTGAAATCAAAGAGGGACAGATAGAAGTTGAAAAAATCAAGGAAAACcacacaaatgaaattgaaagaGCAGTGTGTGCACTGATCGATGAATGtcgaaagaaaaacatgaagatgAGAGATGAAGAACTGAACCAAGAATTTGATAAGATGTGGAAAGAAACAGTAAAGAAACTGTCTTTTTCCAAACAAGAGCcaaaaaatgtcttcatcagtgtctccCACTACTTAAGAATAAATCTCTCACCCAAAGGGAGTCATGCATGTGAATTGCTGAATCAAAGACGCCTGCAAGATTGTGGCAAAACGCCTTTCAAATACAAAGCCACAGGAATGCTTGAAAAAGCTAAAAAGGGGGCGAGCAATTGGCTACCCATTCAAGATCCCACAATCAGGGTACAGAAGATAGCTGACAAAATCATAGCTGAATGCATTCAGTGTgtgaagaaaaaagggaaaacagatGCACCTGAagcagatgcaaaaaaaactaaaaactactCTGATGCTTACATCCAGGAGATCCTTCGCATAATTGATGAGAGGCTGCAACAGGATGAGGATGTAACCATAGAAATTGAGTTTGAAGTTTCTCTAAAACAGCACATCTGTTGCATTGCAGCCAGACACTTTCAGAAAATGCACGAAGATTTCCTAAAGGAGAATGACCCTTACTTATGtctgaacaaagaagaagaattaaaaaagcttCGTGAtagttttaaagatttgttcAATCAACAAGACCAGAGCCAGAAGAAAGCAGAAGAATTCACCCAAAAATGTTTGAAGCCTGCAGTTGAAGACTTTGTCTACAGTAAACTGGGTCTTGATATCATtcatgaaatgaggaaacaatCACAGTTCATCACAAGAGTCTGCTCCCAGTATGAAATGTTACTGGATTTGCTCTCAAAGCATAAGGTTACGGAGTACGTAAGGTACATTCGCTCAAATGAGGTATATGTAAAGGAGTGGATACTTGaccaaacagtgaaacacttaTCAAAAGATTCTAAGATGTTTGAGCTAGTGGATCCGCATCTTGACTCAAGTATCAGAAGCATAAAGGCTGCAATCCACAAggccacaaagaaaacaagtgctGACTTGAAAACATTCATTAACAACTTCTGTCAGGAACTTGGTGATTCATTGGTCATTTCCCAGGATGCACTTGGTGATTTCATGATCCTGAACAAAGCAAACCAGGAACAGTTTGCTCACTGGTTCACACAGTTTGTGAATAAAATGGAACAAGATCTAAAGCAAGAGTTTAAAAGAAGAGACATCAAGATGATACTGAACCGTGATGATGTCAAGTCCCAGAATGAGCTTTTCACCCAAGTGATTGGATGTGGTAAACGGTGTCCCTTCTGTGCAGTGGCCTGTGTGCGTGGAGGTGGTAAACATTCTGTGCATGAGGCTTCACTGCATAGGCCAAACGGTCTGGATGCACGTGAGTGGTTCCATAGTAAAAAACTAGCCACTGACATATGCTCTTCATTTGTGGCAAGTGACAACCTTTTTACCTGTGGTGCTGTTAAAGGTGGAAGGGTCCCTTACAAAAATTACAAAGACATCTTCCCAGATTGGAACATTCCTCCAGATGGAAGCTATGAGGCATCAGACTACTGGAAATATGTAATGGCAACGTTCAATGAGGAGTTTGCAAAAGAATATGGTGTAAAGCCTGCTGATATTCCTACAACCTGGAAAAATATCTCACGTCTGCAGGCAGAACAGAGTCTCAAAGTGTCATCTAACATCAACTGA